The nucleotide sequence GTATAAATTGAAATTTGCAAAAAGCGACAATCTATTATAGTGTCTTTTATGTTAAGGTAAACCTTTTGTTGATCCAGCATGCATTTTGACAAGAAAAATGAGACAGAGTAAATCGATGGAAACACTGATATCAAGCATATGTTAAGGTGCCCATAGAGCCAGGGTAGAAAAACCACTGACAGTTTGACAAAATTAAACCAAATAAAAGTTTGATAACCATTTCATGAGCAATGCATCACTGGCATGACAAATAAAGCTATGTTAAAAAGTGCACTCAGTAAGGTTACAATTCACTGGCCGTTCTTTATCCATTGAAGGGATAAAGGgttcacttaaaataaaaattctccCCATCATATCCTCCCaaacctgtatatatatatatatatatatatatatatatatatatatatatatatatatatatatatatatatatatatatatatacacacacacacacacacacagttgaagtaagaattattagcccccctgtttattttttccccaatttctgtttaacgaagagaagattttttcaacacatttctaaacataatagttttaataactcatttctaataactgaattattttatctttgccatgatgacagtaaataatatttgactatatatttttcaagacacttctatacagcttaaagtgacatttaaaggtttatctaggttaattaggttacctaggcaggttagggtaattaggcaagttattgtataacgatggtttgttctgtagactatctaaaaaatatagcttaaaagggctaataatattgaccttaaaatgttatttaaaaaattaaaaactgcttttatcctagccgaaagaaaacaaataagactttctccagaagaaaaaatattatcagacgtactgtggaaatttccttgctctgttaaacatcatttgggaaatatttaaaaaagaaaaaaaaaaaatcaaaagggggctaataattctgacttcaactgtgtgtgtgtatgtgtttatatatatatattttattttttatttatttatttattttttttatccatataGTGGGAGTCAATTGTAACCAAAACTATCATCAACATTTTTGAAcatcaaattattttcttttaagaGGGTGAAGTTGTAGTTTTTGCTCTTTAAATATCCACTCATGACTACTTACATAGATGTATGAAATTTGACATTACTTGAAAGTCTTTGTAAGATCGCTTGATGAGGATTTTACTGGGGTCTGATTTTGACTGATTTGTATCTCCAGATAAAGTACTATCCACAAATTAACGCAAagatttctaaaatattatacatttacaaatatttatattgatGCAAAAAATGCTAgaggtttttaataataataataataataataataataataataataataattattattattattattattattattataataaataaaagtaattattaaataattaatataatagaaaatgtaatacaatgtaataataatgataataataattaaatttaatattaaataacagaaatttaacacaatgtaaaataataatttattattaaataaacaaataagtacaatgtaataataattacaaaactacaataataataaatgaataatacaatgtaatagtaataatattaataataataataataataataataataataataataataaataaaaatgtattaaataatgcaaataatacaaatttaacacaataaataataataataattattattattacataaacaaTTAACTACAATGTGATAATTACAAGAACTAAAATAATAAGAAGTaaataatacaatgtaataataataataataataacaacaacaataagtgattattaaataatcaaaataatagaaaatgtaaTACAATgtgataatacatttaatacaatgtaataataacaatgataataattaaatttaaatttataaaattattaatgaaaataatacaaatttaacaacgtataataatattttttattattaaataaacagttgaatacaaataacaattacaagaactacaataataataataataataataataataataataatataataataataataatacaatataataataataataataataatattacattgtataaaaatattacatttacagcataacctgttttattaagaaattaaattaactgattataataataattaaataaactatttaatacaACGTAATAACAAGaacaacaattaaataataaaaaaacaatataatttaataatattacattgtataaaaatattaaataataaaaaaaaataatttattattaaatttaaataaatcaaggaTAGCCGATTTACGAATTAaataaactgattatatttgtAGGTGCCTAACAGTCAAAGTTAATAGTTCCTAAatgtaaaagtgttttatttatgtgCCTTAAACACAGttgttattattgctgttgtttttttatcctTAGTAACTTTGTTCAAGTGTAAGACAAGTTGAACATGTGACCTAAAAATGTAGGAATAAAACAGCCTGGCTGATTTTGATGCAAGCTGCTATTCAAAACTTTGTTTCTCAGGAAAGTCAGGGAAAACATTACTCAGTGCACTCTTATGATTTCTCCaactgtttaatatatatttataaatttctaTGTATTATTAACACTTTATAGTGTTTAGCAGCCAAACAAAACTGCTTACATGCCCTTCAGTGTAACtaacaggcaggcaggcagataaaCAGAGGTATTTTAAGCTATAAGAAGTACTGTTCAAAGGGTATTTAATTTTCACAAGCGCataacagcaaaataaaataaaattaaatcccTAAACTAAAAATCGCAGTACCACACAAGAATGTTATTGCTCCAAAGGTCTGTGCAGAAAGCAGGAACTGTCACTGGGTTTCCTGGCACTGAGAAAAAAACAAGTGCCACTCTTAAAAACGAAAACAAGTTCCATTGACAAGTGCAGTCCCAATCTATGACCACCAGGGGGGGGGGTGTTTTGTGTctgagtatttgtgtgtgtgagtgtgtgagctTTTTTTGACAGTGTACCGATGACCAAGTCAGAAGAAAGAGGGCTTCTCTGCTGAAAGTGCTGGAAAAGAGGGTTGTCGAAAAGGGGAGAAGAGAGGTGttgggttatttaaaaaaaaaaaaaaaaagaagatcagGGGCTTTTTTCTTCTACCTTGTACCCAGGGACAGATTTGTGTTGGATGGAGCGAGGAGTGCCGTCTTTGCCCTGGGTGCCCGGTCGGTCTTTGCTTTtgactttggagtgaatgccgcTGTCCTGGCTGTCTCCATCTGAGGTGTTTCCTGATGAACTGTCCTGCACATCAAGATGAGATTGAAATTTATtcagattaattaattcattcattcagatttaagtttatttaatgcaGTTCAGTAAAAAAAATGGATTCCTTTCTTGCtcagaaaaactaaattatacaGGACCATTATACTATAGGTGTGCTTTCACATCTGCCTCATTTAGTTTGGTTAAAATGGACCAGAGTTAATTGCCTttttggtgcggttcgtttgggcaggtgtgaatcaGGTGTAGAGGTCAGCcgcaggacccgaccagatttcttgccaCGTGAGAATATATTTCCAAATAAAACTCTAGTGTAATTTCAACAGGAGCAAGTGAGATTTCCTCATGTTTATTGAGCACCGGTACAGCCGGTGCTCACGACTGTTACACATGCTGAACGCATGACCAGTGCTTTAtgcacatgattttttttttccgcaCAGTCTGTGCGCGCATCATCTGCATAACCTTCCTCAGATGGGGCTTTATCAACATGGTagagcaaagtgaagatgcgCTGTCCTTCAGCTTGCACTAGAAAAcggtcagtttactgttaggaaacccacatcaggcaagtctgatgTATGGGAGTTTTTTTCGTGCGTCATAGACAcaagtggaaaaaaaaattaccctttgagtttaagtttaacaactttagGGTTTCTGCAGacttcatcaagtcaaatttaacactttttaagacccttttaagactattaagaatgaaattttagacgtaTACTAGGTTGAACAACgaacaattaaacaattaacttttcatgcgtaaatagacgcgtgaacatttcaTTCGCGcttcaaatccgcttcattcaaaATAGACGTGGATTCACGTCATGGGTTGGGcgtctgtctgcccggtgactcccgttgctaaatggctatttggattattgagagaatagctgtgttgatgtgctttaggaagactgaaaaacagcgtagatttgtttggagccatgtctgagtccactaaatCCATTCTGAGGTGCAGCCAGCcagtgagttcataaactcctccagaaactatacctggatgatggaagctttcagcggtgcttccaactgagccgagcccagtttgatgaactgttgcaaagactatagaatacacaagacgtgtcactcgtatacttttgaataggaaaaaagtgtaactgtcaatatagcgaatgaagccccgccttcgagtacaggagccaatcagcgatcgctatacgGCAAATAAAgctgccttctagtacaagaaCCAATCAGCGAtagctatagaatgacaattctctggGAGGGGCTCAGGCCAGATGTGAGTTTctacagattttgtgtgatttgaacatttagaaatgaaactaagtGGACAATTGTTGTTGAATTTTATTGGTTAATtgtaacataaaatgtaattgtaagcttggcaagtagttttggagaacttgatgtttccccattcagacagaatgcccaagcatactgcccgagaggggtttcaaagatggccgcagagtgaaaagacttgccttaaagggactttgactgttgattggttaacgtggcgcgaatgtccgctgaagttcagtttTTCGAACTGCACTAGAAAAcggtcagtttactgttaggaaacccacatcaggcaagtctgaGGTATGGGAGTCTTTTTCGTGCGTCAAAgacacaaatggaaaaaaaattacccTTTGTGTGATGtctgcagggtttctgcagacttcatcaagtcaaatttaacactttttaagaccCCTTAAGACtattaagaatgaaattttagacgtaTACAAGGTTAATAAACgaacaattaaacaattaacttttcatgcgtaaatagatgcgtgaacatttgGATTTTACTCGCCTCATTCGCGCTTCAAATCCGCTTCGTTTAAAATAGACGTGGATTCACGTCATGGGTTGGGcgtctgtctgcccggtgactcccgttgctaaatggctatttggattattgagagaatagctgtgttgatgtgctttaggaagactgaaaaacagcgtagatttgtttggagccgtgtctgagtccactaaatCCATTCTGAGGTGCAGCCAGCCaatgagttcataaactcctccagaaactatacctggatgatggaagctttcagcggtgcttccaactgagccgagcccagtttgatgaactgctgcaaagactatagaatacacaagacgtgtcactcgtatacttttgaataggaaaaaagtgtaactgtcaatatagcgaatgaagccccgccttctagtacaggagccaatcagcgatcgctatatggcaaataaagctgccttctagtacaagaaccaatcagcgatcgctatagaatgacaattctctggGAGGGGCTCAGGCCAGACGTGAGTTTctacagattttgtgtgatttgaacatttagaaattaaactaagtGGACAATTGTTGTtgaattttattggttatttgtaatatgaaatgtaattttaaggttggcaagcagttttgcagaatttgatgtttccccattcagacagaatgcccgagcatactgcccgagaggtgtttcaaagatgccTGCCGAGTGAaaagacttgccttaaagggactttgactgttgattggttaatgcagcgtgaatgtctgctgaagttcagattttcaaactcGAGTGATACGTGCGTTAAATGCATTTATTGCGAAAAAGGCTCAACTCGCGCCACTTAATTTGCACGAATCACGTCATTCGCGCCGCCTCATTCACGTGTatcgtgccgcaggatgtctattcgcgtctttgcattgacttaacatgtaaaatcactcgcgcttgacgcttcttccgcatctggtgtgaacacagcataacacaATAATGAAACGCAAGGAGTTCAGCCTCGTGATATTGTTCCCTTCAAGTGCGCATGCGCAGTAGCGaaattttttttagtgtaattCCAATGTTTAGAACTAAATTCAGGAGACGGTTGTGGTTTCATTTAATTGATGATTccgaaaataaaatttaatggtaagcttggcaaacagtttaggagaatttgatgttttctcattcaaacagaatgcctgagaggTGTTTTGAAGATGACTTGTTGACATTATAGTCATGTGGCAAATGACAGAAGTGATCAGTTCGGCTTGACAGTCACTTTGGGTTCAAAACTTGCACCAGCTTGTGGGTGTTGTGATGTTTCAGACAGGTGTCGAGAGTAGCGGAAGCAGCAATACAACTTGTTTAAAACAGTTTGTTACATAACAATATTAGGTTACATTAGCTATGTTATTCATTTTATAggatatactattattattttatatacatttaaatatatatgctgTTCATATTGTCACAATCtcaacaattaataaatacaactGAATAAAAACTGTGTGAGTCTAAAgtcatgcgctatgggtgaattggataagctgataagggactaagccgaaaagaaaatgaatgaatgaattaatttgccATTTCTCAGTATAGTAGCTAGAAGTCACTGGAGAGCAATGCTGAACAAAGCTTCAGGTATTGAATATTTTGGTGAAGTAATGGACTGTGAAGCTTCAGTGGCTCAGGAAGACCCTCTGCGCATTCACAACAACTTACGGAGGAACCTTTATTTTTCTTGCTGTCTTCTTTTCCATCGTCACCATCATCAGAGTCTCCATCACTGTCCAGGGCAGGCAGTTCTGGGTCCAGTGGAGGCTCAAAGAGGGCTGTGTTCAAGGGCAAGTAGCGGAGCTCATTCGGAGAGTACCTGCAAACATCattgaagaaaaaacaacaaaaaaaaatacacatcagAAAGCTGGACAAGAACATTCTAGAATCAGCAGTCATCCAACCCAGTATTTTGTAGCAatgatttttattatacaattcaCCTTTTGTAGTACTCCTGGAACTGGCCGGGAATGAGGGCAACAGGGTACGGACCGGTCTTAGTTCTTTCTGGAGGGAGGATTTTATATTTTCCTTGAGGTACCTGAATAATCTAAAGAGAGgaagaataaaaatgtaatgagacATAAAGAAGAGCATGTGTCAAAAACTAAACATCGCCTTGAAGTGGTCACTTTTGGCCCGTTTTCaatgagtggtatggtacggtatgcttttatggctgtttccactgttgaaaggtaccaaaaagcgaaccgtactgtactCTTTTATGGTAGCTTattgaaagggtacctagcacgacaaaagggtaccataaggcggagctagacgcgcagctgaaagatatttgtttacaaacaaacatcactagtgcgtgcacaagccaggagaatgaaaacaaaggaaccaccattttaaaaaatacacagccgagacattacatcgaaatactatatacatataataacatgccatagtcgacctgagctcaaacaaatcttgtcgttatcttgatgaacagccacaaagccaagaagcctgtttttgttttacgaggtcGTCTAAAAgcacgagcggtttcactttctccacagAGCTCACGATCGCTCGCGTGCGTGTCCCAAGAGTTAAACAAGTTTTCAAGGTATATTTTATGccttcttttattattgttattattattattattattatcatcttctGCATGAACACTGTTTGTCTGGTCACTTCCGCAAGCATATTCTAAAAGCAGATATTTGATATGCACTGTATTATACAGAATCAGATTATCAAAGCATGAGCCCATCTTACATGTGTCTGAAGGTCAAAATAAGCCCTTCTCTCCTCCATCCGCTCTCGGTTGAAATTACTGTTGAATTCAGCAGCTTTTTTAGCAGCTTTCTTAATGTATTCTGGCACTTTGCTGGCTTCAACTTTCTGAGGATTCTGCTGCTGCATTTGCTGAAAAGAAATTAATCACACAGTTAGCATGCTTTTACCAAACTATAAACCATTACTctataagcaaaaaataaaaataaatacattaaatgaaataaaataaccaaatgcTTAAGAAAGCTGGACTCATGATTAAACTCACTGTACTCActttaaatgacacttaatataaaTAAGTTCAAATTTCTAcataaacatattttacatttaaatttattgcGGTGATGTAAAGTCACTTTTGATACATTTACCGGATTTTTGCGGAATAAAATGCAGCTACATTCAGAATTATATTATATagaataatacaacaacaaatcaAAAAAAGTTGTCAAAGTATGaaaaaagcaaatacaaaaaGAAAGTAGGTGATTTGCAAATTTAtgttgacttgtatttcattgcagacaatatgaacacaaaatatttcatgttttggcTGGTCAACTTATTTCATTTTCTAAATCTACATCCTTTCCTGACATTCAGACCAGCAACACATTCCAAGAAAGTTGAGACTGGAgtagtttagggctagtaatcaggtaaattggttgaataatgatgtgatttgaaacaagtgatgtcaacaggtgattgtaattacgATTTGGTAGAAAAGccgcatccaagaaaggtctagtcctttaggagcaaagatgggccgagaaTCGCTAATTTgcaaacaaatacatgagaaagtTATCCAAATGTTTGAAAAACAATGTTCCtgaaagaaagataggaagacgtTTGGATATTTCCCATTTACCATGCATaatataattaaaagattcagggaatctggaggaatttcagtgcgtaaaggaagagtgcgcaagcctaagctgaacaaccgtgatctccgatccctcaggcggcactgcatcaagaatcctcattcatctacaagtgatatcaccacatgggctcaggactactttgtcAAACCTttatcaagtaccacaatatgtagttacatccacaaatgccagttaaaactgtactgtgccaaaaggaagccctatgttaacagtgtccagaagcaccgtcGGCAGATctggaggcatctgggatagaCCATCACACAGAGGAAATGAGTACTGTGATGAATcagttttttatgtattttgggGAAAAATGGACACTATGTGCTCCGaatcaaagaagaaaaggataatCCTGTTTCCAGCAACAAGTCCCAAAGCCAGAGTCTATCATGTATGGGGTTGTGTCGGTGcctttggcaaaggtaacttgcacttctgtgatggcatcaTTAATGATAAAGTATATACAGATTTTGGAGCATGATATGCTGTCCTCTtttccatgcatatttcaacaatacaatgcaaaaccacattccgCACACATTAcgaagtcctggctgcggaggaagaggatacaggtacttgactggcctgcctgcagtcccgacctgtctccaatagagaatgcatAGCGCATTTTTaagtgcaaaatgcgacaacagagaccccgtactgttgcccaccttaagacttgtttgcaggaaaaatgggacaaaattacacctgaaacacttcatcacttgttGTCTTCAGTCACTAAATGTCTttcaagtgttgtgaaaaggaatggcagcattacaaagtggtaaatgccttactgttaaatctttttttgaaaagtcttgcAAGAACCACaattggaatacgtgtttatttttgaaaaagtcatgaggaacacattcaataatgtttgttgcattgtctgcaataaaatacaagtcgaGTAAATTTAGAAAaacactactttctttttttatttgcattttccatactgtcccatcTTTTTCTGGTTTGGGGTTGCACATAATTCACGGTTAAACATGTAAAATATGTATACTCACTACACTAAGAGTGCTGACGTTGTACTCTTTCGTTATCCTCTGCCGCTCTCGCTCCTGGAGAATGACTGAATATTCAGCATGTTTGGCTGGATACTCTTTAATCATTAAATCAATAACTTCATCACTGCGCAAAGCTGTGAGACCTGTAGAAAAATTAAACCTTTtaaacacaattctttcatgttgtcctacTAAGTTATTGTAACAAATTtaagaggattgaacataaaacaattaagtttcccccccaaaaatctccagaattgtgtgggctcaactcattttaaatatttagtctgaacaagaagcaaaactctttttttgagtgtagatccATTGACTGAATTATGAACATCTTACCCAATGTACACTGTGTTTCGGTAATgacattctgctctctcagataAAGTTTTTCTTTGTGAGACAGGTCTCTTCTTTCCATTTCTAGTGCATGAAGTggaatagaaagaaaaaagacgTCTTTACACCACACAACAAAACTTCACCTTGTAGTTTAATCTGGAAATAAAACTACTTCGACCAAGCACATGAAAACTGCTCTGTGCAATTTCGCTCATACCTGGATATTTGCGCTTGAAAGACGTGACTCCCAAGTACTCGCTCACTTGTTCTTGTAACATATAATACTCTCCCGTGTCATCCGGAGGCCATTTGTATTCTGTCAGGTTTTCAGCAGGGAAGTATGTTGGTCTGTAATGAAACAGCAAGggtcagtacacacacatacaatcataTAATCATATACACACATTTCGATTCCAGAATTGCAGGTATATTTTAcgcatttttcatttatttttcctaaattgtaatgaaaaaaactaattaatcatttataataaactgaatatatcattaatgtaaaataatgtatacTGCTTAAGTATTAAGGGAGCATTTCAATCTGATATTAattgtttaactttttattttaaaccatAACCGagctgacaataacagagttgagattttccaccattttgtgcttcagctcaagatgctaacctcaaaccagacacGACATGCCATGTCTAAAACAATTTTCatcatattactgtttttttttttttaaagagtaaatgAGAGCTTTGATAAAATATAACAGAGACAGAGTTGACAAATACTTAAGTCCAATTTTAACCCTTTTTTATttataccccttccccttggccctaaAAACAGAGCGTGAATGGGAAGGGTTTCAAAtggtacccctaagaaatgggtcaccactacagcacctgcacacatcatcaaaTGCCATTACAAGCTCCTACTTCATAGGAGatcgacgatggcgactgctgtagttattccagtacCAGTCGTTATTTTAAGGGATTTATCTTCAGGAATTCACTGAAGGCAACAACATCATgctatcataacgatataatgcagcaataagatcgtaactttactgtgcatttacaccgtggccatattcatctatgcaaacacaagaaaactaaattaataccagacactgtaaaaagctcattcctagCCATTAGACTTGTTCAGCAGGGCATtcaagtgtcagatgtgaaagtatgttgttgGACTGCTATACTGGAGTTACTATTATGGATTACAGATTTTTATTATGGAttacagttattattatggatttcaGATTTTCGGTTTTTAGGTTTGTTTTTctaaaagcatgacagtaaaacacgaacgccgttatgaatgtattaaaacataagcttgtttgttgtgaaaaaaatttaataatgccaaaaaaatactaatttactaaaataaatttaaCTAAAATACTAATCTCCTTACTTACGTGTGCAGCCATGCTACCATTGTAGATGATAATtttgggaaatttttgtaccccttggtttcgagtgtggtcctgaaaaatctattTCAAGGGCtctctagcccttccccttagccctacaccttcaagctaaagagaattaaggggaagggctaaggggtttAATTGGGATTGGGCGTTACTTTACTATTGGTGAATCCTAAATTTTGCCcaaatgaatgagtgaagaaTGATAAAATGCCTCAATGACACTTTAAGTTTCCCGCTAGAGGAAGTGACAGTACTTGTAGCATGTTGCATGCTTTTTCTATCAGTAGTTTAAGcttcctgtgaaattaaaataaatatttttagatgttagtttcagtctgttagtccTAAGGATATCTATAAAGGAGTGCACTCCaaaacaaaatttgcatttagaagatataaaactaatAGAAACATCCAAGGCTTGCAgcttgtcacttccacctaaatggatcaacgattttatTATGTAACCTTGTACCTTCAGTTTCCTCATCAAATCTACAGAACAATCAGATACTCTCTAGTATctaacatgccccgcccccttctcatttgatgcacttgagctcaaccactctggcagagctgtaataaaacaaaacactattggctgattttttttttttaggggaggagctactctatcagggtttcatcaagtcaaatttgagACTTTCAAGACCTTTTGAAGACCATTATGaaagaaatttcagacttacacaaggctaaatgCTGAAGATTTTTTCTAATAGctcaatttaaacatttaaaaaaatattaaaaacaaatgttattgtaaggaagataattaaaccatattggtatctagagtcaataaataattttttgttaaaaattacATTGAGATGGAATGctagtgattggatgggtgtagACCCTATTGGGtaactttacatggacataggaaaactaagatctgtttaaaatgatttaggacctacagcacaatatttctgtgaatttagGATTCAAGACCTAAACTTTGGTTTttgaaattgaagacattttaaaccCTGCAGATTCCTTGATTATGCCCCGACCTCTCTGTGTTTCGgatgagattacgtcaaacattgaataacaATCCTTATTTCAAAGCACTTAACGGGacctttaagttaatatttttaagACAAAATGTCTCTAAACAGAAACCCAAATG is from Danio aesculapii chromosome 13, fDanAes4.1, whole genome shotgun sequence and encodes:
- the phf10 gene encoding PHD finger protein 10, producing MAAVLSPRPCDSNPATPGTQSIKDDIEENSSDGSQAPKRRRMGSGDSSRSCDTSSHELGPTYFPAENLTEYKWPPDDTGEYYMLQEQVSEYLGVTSFKRKYPEMERRDLSHKEKLYLREQNVITETQCTLGLTALRSDEVIDLMIKEYPAKHAEYSVILQERERQRITKEYNVSTLSVQMQQQNPQKVEASKVPEYIKKAAKKAAEFNSNFNRERMEERRAYFDLQTHIIQVPQGKYKILPPERTKTGPYPVALIPGQFQEYYKRYSPNELRYLPLNTALFEPPLDPELPALDSDGDSDDGDDGKEDSKKNKGSSDSSSGNTSDGDSQDSGIHSKVKSKDRPGTQGKDGTPRSIQHKSVPGYKPKVIPNAICGICQKGKEANKRGKPEALIHCSQCQNSGHPSCLDMSLDLVAKIKMYPWQCMECKTCTVCEQPHHEEEMMFCDKCDRGFHTFCVGMDSIPMGCWVCDLCSKDISTPQKKGQTKTPKKAK